From Riemerella anatipestifer ATCC 11845 = DSM 15868, a single genomic window includes:
- a CDS encoding TonB-dependent receptor family protein, with the protein MLLKACNIALLTAPLFLNAQHKERIKDIQEVELVKRKLEAFESRKLREVEGTSIFAAKKTEVVLMDLKLANKALNNPRQVFSQVSGVNVFDSNDGGLQLNIGGRGLNPNRSANFNTRQNGYDISADVLGYPESYYTPPAEALEEIQVVRGAASLQYGTQFGGLLNFKLKTPTKTQPLELISRNTYASFNTYTSFNALSGTVGKWSYYTFFNYKQGDGFQENSEYNARNFYVHLNYEITPQTSISTEFTRFNYLAHQPGGLTDFQFYQNPYQSNRARNWFKVDWNLWNVSLKHQFTPRAKLSLSGFGLGASRYSLGYRPSRVADVDYEGAIRDLITGDFKNWGVEARFLQQYGNKNHTFLVGGKYYKAQNSGKQGPGSTFSGADFNFDQTNKNYFFQSDYSYPNRNIAVFSENIFKLGASWSVVPGVRWEFIDTGADGAYQRVIEDNAGNVIYNKRFEEQEKRQRNFALLGLGVSYKPTKAFEFYTNLSQNYRSVTFSDIRVENNSQVIDPNIKDETGYTGDLGIRGNWKNTLSYDINMFGLWYNNRIDNVFRKREGLFSDVAKVRTNVGAAFIAGLESLVDVNINKLLLGNLQHWKWNLFFNTALTHSQYVKSEIPGIKGNRVEYVPKVNLKSGLNFGYRNFLGSLLFTYMSEQFTTATNEPTDKTDHLWGIRGSIPAYKLLDASFSYRITPNIRLETGVNNVLNEVYFTRRATGYPGPGIIPSAPRQYYFTLEMKL; encoded by the coding sequence ATGTTATTAAAGGCTTGTAACATTGCATTGCTTACCGCACCATTATTTTTGAATGCTCAACACAAAGAAAGAATCAAGGATATACAGGAGGTAGAACTGGTTAAAAGAAAGTTGGAAGCCTTTGAATCCAGAAAATTGAGGGAAGTGGAAGGCACCAGCATCTTTGCCGCTAAAAAAACGGAAGTGGTGCTAATGGATTTAAAGTTGGCTAATAAAGCCCTTAATAATCCCAGACAGGTCTTTTCCCAAGTATCGGGCGTTAATGTTTTTGATAGTAACGACGGGGGGCTTCAGCTCAACATAGGAGGGCGAGGGCTTAACCCTAACCGTTCAGCTAACTTTAACACCAGACAGAATGGGTACGATATTAGTGCCGATGTATTGGGTTATCCAGAGAGCTATTATACACCACCCGCAGAGGCATTGGAGGAGATTCAGGTGGTGAGAGGAGCGGCTTCGTTGCAATACGGAACACAGTTCGGAGGGTTGCTTAATTTTAAACTAAAAACGCCAACTAAAACACAACCGTTGGAGCTTATCAGCAGGAATACTTATGCAAGTTTTAATACTTATACGAGTTTCAATGCTTTGAGCGGAACGGTGGGCAAGTGGTCTTATTATACCTTTTTTAATTATAAGCAAGGGGACGGATTTCAAGAAAATTCGGAATATAATGCCAGAAACTTTTATGTTCATTTAAACTATGAGATAACGCCTCAAACAAGTATCAGTACGGAGTTTACCCGTTTTAATTATTTGGCACATCAACCTGGGGGGCTTACCGATTTTCAGTTCTACCAAAACCCTTATCAAAGCAACCGAGCAAGAAATTGGTTTAAAGTGGACTGGAACCTTTGGAATGTGTCATTAAAGCATCAGTTTACCCCTCGTGCCAAATTAAGTTTAAGTGGGTTTGGCTTGGGAGCGTCCCGTTATTCTTTAGGGTATCGTCCGTCCAGAGTTGCAGATGTGGATTATGAAGGGGCTATACGGGATTTGATTACAGGAGATTTTAAGAATTGGGGAGTAGAAGCAAGGTTCCTGCAACAATATGGGAATAAAAACCATACTTTTTTGGTAGGAGGTAAATATTATAAAGCTCAAAACTCGGGGAAGCAAGGACCGGGAAGTACTTTTTCTGGGGCAGATTTTAACTTTGACCAGACTAATAAAAACTATTTCTTTCAGTCGGATTATAGCTATCCTAACCGAAATATAGCGGTGTTTTCAGAGAATATATTTAAGTTGGGAGCTTCTTGGTCGGTAGTACCCGGTGTGCGTTGGGAGTTTATAGATACTGGTGCAGATGGGGCGTACCAAAGGGTGATAGAAGATAATGCAGGAAATGTAATCTATAACAAACGCTTTGAAGAACAAGAGAAACGCCAAAGAAATTTTGCACTATTGGGATTGGGTGTTTCTTATAAGCCTACCAAAGCGTTTGAATTTTACACTAACTTGTCCCAAAATTACCGCTCTGTAACCTTTAGTGATATTAGAGTAGAAAATAATTCCCAAGTGATAGACCCCAACATTAAGGACGAAACAGGCTATACGGGAGATTTGGGGATAAGAGGGAATTGGAAAAATACACTGTCTTACGACATCAATATGTTTGGATTGTGGTATAATAACAGAATAGATAATGTTTTTAGAAAAAGGGAAGGCTTGTTCTCCGATGTAGCAAAGGTACGAACTAATGTAGGAGCGGCATTTATTGCGGGGTTAGAATCGTTGGTAGACGTAAATATCAACAAACTTCTTTTAGGGAATTTGCAACATTGGAAATGGAATTTGTTTTTTAATACAGCACTCACGCATTCTCAATATGTAAAGTCCGAGATACCTGGGATTAAGGGCAACCGTGTGGAATATGTACCTAAAGTCAATTTAAAATCGGGGCTTAACTTTGGGTACCGTAACTTTTTAGGAAGCCTTTTGTTTACCTATATGTCGGAGCAATTTACCACGGCAACTAATGAACCTACGGATAAAACAGACCATCTGTGGGGGATACGAGGGAGCATACCAGCTTATAAGCTATTAGATGCCTCTTTTTCGTACCGCATCACACCTAATATCCGATTGGAAACAGGCGTGAATAATGTACTGAATGAAGTCTATTTTACCCGAAGAGCCACAGGGTATCCAGGACCGGGGATTATTCCTTCCGCTCCTCGCCAATATTATTTCACTTTGGAAATGAAGCTGTAG